The following DNA comes from Tunturibacter psychrotolerans.
GGGTCGCTTTGCGCATGGCGGATGCGCCGATGGCTGCGTCAGGTGAGACTGGCGGCTCGTCGATGATCTGCTGCGAAGTGGAGGCCATTGGTGTTCCGTCTCATTGAGCGGGTGAACGTGCGATTTGGGCTGGGGAACTGAGGGGAATATATCACTGGAGATGATGATGGAGAGCGAGTGTCTTGTTGTATCGTCGCGTGATTGGATAAAAGATTGGGGAGGGTTCGATGTTGATGAGAGTTCGAGGTGTTTTCGCTGCGGCTGCGCTTGCTCTTATGTTTTTCGTTGCTGTTGATAGCTCCATCGGTCAGGAGATAGCGCTGGGTGCGGATCAGGGGCAGGTTGTCGATACGGTGAAGGCGGTCTTCGCGGCGGCTACTGTGGATGATCTTGCGAAGTTTCATGCGGTGGTTGCGCCTAGGTTTTATCTGTACGACGCGGGGGCGCGATTTGATGGGGACGCGATCATGGCCTTGATCAAAGCTCAACATGCGAAGGGAACGCGTTATGTGTGGAACGTTACGGAGCCTGACGTGCATGTCATCGGGGACACGGCGTGGATCGCTTATGTGAATAAAGGCGCCGTGACGGATGAATCAGGGACTAGAGCGCAGAGTTGGCTTGAGTCGGCGTTTCTTGAAAGGCACGGTGGGGTTTGGAAGATTGTGTTCATGCACAGTACGCGTGTGCCTGCGACTCCGCCGTCTGCTACTGTTTCGATGCGGTAGTGGTCAGGGTTTGGTGGCGTGGTAGAGGCCTACGACGCCGAAGGTATAGCTGGTCCATGTGGCGTTAGTGAACCCGGCTGATTTGAGGAGTTGGAGCATGCGGGGTGGGCGGGGGAAGCGCTCGACTGAAGCATTGAGGTAGCTGTAGGCGCGTTCGTTGCCGGTGATAAGGCCGCCGAGACGAGGCAGGATGGACTTGAAGTAGATGTTGTAGAGCGCGCCGGTGAGACCTTCGGGTTGGTTGCATTCGAGTATGCCAAGCTGGCCGCCGGGGCGCAGGACACGAAGGATCTCGGTGAGGCCTTCGTGATAGTTGGCGAGGTTGCGGAAGCCGAAGGCGGAGGTGACGAGGTCGACGGAGTTGTCGGCGATGGGTAGGTGGAGGGCGTCGGCTTCGATGGGGACTACGTTGTGGGAGGCGAATTTTTTTATGCCGAGCGACAGCATCTGGTGGGAGAAGTCTACGGCAAGTATGGGTGTGGCTCCAGGGGTAGTGGGGCGATGTTTGAGGAGGGCCATCGTCATATCGCCGGTGCCGCAGCACAGGTCGAGAGTGACGGCTTCCGGATGTTGGAGGATGGGTTGGAAGAGGCGCGCGGTGCGCGTCCACCAAGTGCGATCGATGCCAGCGGAGAGGAGGTGGTTGGCGCGGTCGTAGCCGGGGGCTATGGTGTCGAACATCTGTTGGACGTTCGCTGCGGCATCTTGTTCACTGGAGACGCCAGCGGGCCGGGCTCCGGTGGAGCGTTCGTGTTCGGGAGTCGTGTAGCTATTGGACATTACTACCTTCAAATATCTCTAAACGCCAAAACTTGCTGAGTGCCGACTTGTCGTTTGGTTGCTGCGTAAGAAAAAGTCATCAACAGGATCGTTAGAAGCAACAGTTCGCCAAACCAGCCATTGAGCATGTTTCCAAAATGTCTCGGCACACTTACTAGATACATATCGACCCATTGCGCAATGAAAAGTAAGCACAAGCCAAATGTTGCAGCCGCCAGCGACCTAAATCCGACCAGGTAGATAGGAAATGCCATGGTGAGACATAAGTCTGTCGCTACGTCGAGCAACATTGAAAACCCAATGCCCAAAACCGCGAACATTCCGAAAAGGGTTTCTAGTAAAAGAATCAGGCCGGCAGCGCCAACGCACACTCTGGACAAAGTTCTCAAGTTCATCATTCATCACCTTTTTTGTCGCATGAGGGTGAGCATGTGGTTGGTGGCTGCTAGGAGTTCTGGTTCGGTTACGTTGCGGACGATTTCTACTTTGCCTATGGCTGTGGGGAGGATGAAGGCGCGGATGCCGCTGCGATTTTTCTTGTCGCGGGAGGTTAGGGCTACTAGTTTTTCGGCGGTGGCTTTGAAGGTGGGGAGTGGGCCGTAGCGGAGGATGAGTTTGGTGATGCGCTCGGCTTCTTTGGGCTTGATGGTTTTGCGTGCGATGGCTACGTTGAGTGCGGCGATTGAGCCCCAGGCTACGGCTTCGCCGTGGAGTAGCTGCTGGTAGTTGGTGGCGGCTTCGATGGCGTGGCCGATGGTGTGGCCAAAGTTAAGGATCATGCGTAGGCCGGACTCTTTTTCGTCTTTGCTGACTACGTCGGCTTTGACGCGGACCGAGGCGGCTACTACTTTCGTCAGGGCTTTGGTGTCGGCGTTTTTCTTTGTGTTGAGGATGGCTGCGGCGTTTTGTTCCATGAAGCGGAAGAGTTTGGCGTCGTAGATGATGCCGGCTTTGATGGACTCCTGCAGGCCGGCGCGTAGCTCGGCTGGGGGGAGGGTGCGGAGGAGGTCGGTGTCGGCGAGGACGGCTTGCGGGTGGTAGAAGCTGCCGATGAGGTTTTTGCCTGCGGTGAGGTTGACGCCGGTTTTGCCGCCGATGGAGGAGTCCACTTGCGCGAGGAGGGTGGTGGGGATTTGGACGTAGCGGATGCCGCGCATGTAGATGGCGGCGAGGAAGCCGGTGATGTCGCCGATGACGCCGCCACCGAAGGCGAGGAGGAGCGAGTCGCGGTCGGCTCCGGCGGTGGCGAGTTGCTGAGCGAGGGCTTCGACGCTCGACATGCGCTTGTGGCGCTCGCCTGCGGGGTGGAAAAGGACGGTTGGAGGTTCTTTGAAGGATGCGAGGAAGTGTTTGGACCAGAGAGCCCAGATGTTGGGGGAGGTGACGATGAAGGGGCGGAAGGGTTTGCCGGGGTTGAGCTTGGCCAGGCGCGGATGGAGCGTGCGGAGGAGGCCGGAGGCTATGGTGACGTCGTACTTTGCGGAGGGCGTGTTGACTGGGATGACGGGCACGGTGTCTTCATCGTATCGCAGGTAGTTTCGAGATCATGTCATCTTGTCCTGCCGGACGGGCCCGCTGCGCGCGGGGCGGGCGTTCGCACGCCTCTTTAACTTGTGTTAGGCGGGATGAGGGCTGTCGCCTCCCGTTGGGCGGCAAATGATCTAGCATCGATGTATGGGACGGTTTGATTTTTTGGTTATTGGGGCAGGTATTGCAGGGCTAAGTGCAGCGATTCGGTTGGCAGAGACGGGCACGGTGCTGGTGGTGACGAAGGAAGAGCTGGCAGAGTCGAATACGGCTTATGCGCAGGGTGGGATCGCGGTGGCGATGGGTGGGGATGAGGATGTCGCGCTGCACCTCGAGGACACGATGGCGGCGGGCGATGGGCTGGTGAACCGCGAGGCTGCGGCGGTGCTGGTTTCGCAGGGTCCACAGAGAGTGGAGGAGCTGTTGGAATGGGGGACGGCGTTCGATAGATACCCTAAGGACAAGAATGGGGATGAGGGTGAGTTGATGCGGACACGCGAAGGGGCGCATAGCCTGTCGCGGATTCTGCATGCGAATGGAGATGCAACGGGGAAGGAGATTGCCGTGTCGTTGCTGCGGCATGTGCGGGCGGGTGGTTTTGACAAAGGCACGATTGAGTTGATGGAGTGGACTACGAGTGTGGATTTGATTGTTGAGGGAGGACGCGTGGTGGGGGCTACGCTGCTTGATGGTGAGGGTGGGCTGAGGGTGGTTCGGGCTGGGGCTGTTTTGCTGGCGAGTGGCGGGGCGGGGCAGGTTTATAGCGATACGACGAATCCTGCGGTGGCGACGGGGGATGGGATTGCGATGGCTTATCGGGCAGGTGCAGCGGTGAGCGATATGGAGTTTTATCAGTTTCACCCGACGGCGTTTAGTGAGGTTGGTGCTCCGAGGTTTTTGTTGAGCGAGGCGCTGCGGGGTGAGAGTGCGTATCTGGTGAATGCGAAGGGGGAGCGGTTTATGGAGCGGTATCATCCGCTGCTGGAACTGGCTCCGAGGGATGTGGTGGCGAGGGCGATTACGCGTGAGGGGATGGATGGGCCGGTGTATCTGGATATGCGGCATGTGAAGAAGGATCTGCATGCACGGTTTCCGGGGATCTCGAAGTTTCTGGCGAAGTATCGGCTAAAGTTGGGGAGGGATCTGATTCCGGTGCGTCCTGCGGCGCATTATTTGATGGGCGGGGTGAGGACGGATGTGCAGGGGAGGACGTCGCTGCCGGGATTGTATGCGGCGGGTGAGGCGGCGTGCACGGGGGTGCATGGAGCGAATCGGCTAGCGAGCAATTCGCTGCTGGAGGGGTTGGTGTTTGGGGCGCTGACGGCGGAGACGATGGTTTCTGAGACGCTGGGGGAGGACGGCGGTTTGGGTGTAGCGACGGCGGCTTCCAATATGGGTGTGAGTTCGGAGGCGGTGACGGAGAAGTGGATCAAAGAGCTGCGAGAGTTGATGTGGAAGTACGCAGGGCTGCTGCGGGATGCGGACGGTTTGCGGCAGGCGAAGCGTGGTCTGGATGCGTTGGGCGCGGCGATGCCGAAGGGGCTGACGCGGCGAGCGGTGGAGGCTCGAAACCTGCTGGTGGTGGCGGAGCTGATTGTGGCTTCGGCGCTGGGGCGGGAAGAGAGCCGGGGGGCGCATTTTCGGAATGATTTTCCACTGCGGGGTGAGGGTGCGAAGCACTCGGTGATGCAGCAGGGGAGGCTTGAGTTTGTTGCCTGAGGTGAGTGAAGTTCGGAGTGAGCGGGATTTCCACGTGAAGCGTGACCGGGATTTGCAACGTTTTGTTGTATCTGCTGCGGGGGCGGTGATCAGCTTTTGTGTGGTCGCCGCGGGGGTTTATTACAAGCTTGCGGACGTGAGGGTGAACGGTATTTTTCACGGCGGGCCTGCTTCGCTGGCGGCTGCCATGGCCGGGTTGTTTGGAGGCGGAGTCGTCGCACTGTTGGTGCTGGTGTTTCTTTTGAGGTGGGGGAGCAGTCGCGAGTTGGAGCCGTGAGGAAAGCGCCGACGTTGGAGATTTTCTTCGATGGGTTCTGATGGGGTTGGAAGACTATTTTTTTGAAAGCAGCGAGATCGCGATCGTTGTTCCCAGGATGACTACGATCATTGCGAGTGAAGTGAGTGGGCCGATGTCCAAGTGGTGGGCGGCAAGCATTTTGAGAGCCGCAAAGGCCAGGACTGCGGCGAGGCCGTAGTGAAGGAAGCGAAGCTTGGCGAGCAGGTGGGCGAGCAGGAAGTAGAGCGATCGGAGACCCATGACGGCCATGATGTTTGACGTGTAGGCAAGGAAGGGATGGCGGGTGATCGAGAGGACGGCAGGGATGGAGTCAAGCGCGAAGACGACGTCGGTGAGTTCGATGGCGATGAGGGCCAGGAAGAGAACCGTGATCATGCGCTGGCCGTTTTCGATGACGAAGAACTTGTCCTGACGGAGGCTGACGGGGTGGAGACGGGCTAGCCAGGCGATCCAGCGGGGGGTGTGGGTCTCGTCTTTTTGGGCGCTTGGCAGGACCAGACGGATGGCGGCGATAAGCAGAATAGCGGCAAAGACGTAGCTGACCCACTCGAAGTGATCGAGGAGGCCTATGCCTGCGGAGATGAAGGCTCCACGCATGAGGATGGCGCCGAGAACGCCCCAGAAGAGGGCTTTGGGCTGATAGGCGGGCTCGATTTTGAAGAGGCGGAAGAGGAGGAGAAAGAGGAAGAGATTGTCGATGGAGAGCGACTCTTCGATCGCGTAGCCTGCGAGGTATTGGGTGGCAGGCAGGCTTCCCATGGAGCGAAAGATGAAGAAGGCAAAGGCAAGGGCGGCGGTGACCCAGAGGAAGGTGGCCGCGACGGAGGTGGACTGCGTTTTAGAAGGACCCTGATAGCGAACGTAGAGAAGCTCGACCCCGAGGAGGACGAGAATGAACAGGTGAAAACCTATCCAATGGCCGATTGGAGTCGCAGCGAGCATCACCTTGGATGCTACAGCGCGGAACGGCAAAATGTATGAAAGGGGCCCGGTAAGTTCTTCTGGCAGGGGAGCCGTTGGGGAGGTTCGACGGAGATCTTAACTGTCGAAACTGCGGCTTTGCCGATTCAGACTGCCGGCTAGCGTACGCCGGCGACCATCGAGTAGACCGTGTAAACGATAACTGCGAGTGCCAACCACATGAGGGAGGACAGGAACAGGCTGCGCGCAATGTCGATTACGTGTTGGTTGTTCTCGAGGAAACCAGTTGCGTTGTTTGGGCGAACGGTGCGGTTGGTTAGACTTCTGTAACGGTTGTGTATGTCTGCGTACGTTGGTGTCTGCATGGTCCCTCCTATCGGCCAAGACTAGGGCTAGCATTAGCGAGGTACTATCCCTCGAATGCGGCAGTTTGTAACTCGTTTGGGTCACAATAAGGCCTGGTTTTGATGGCTAGTTGCTGGTTTTCTTCCGGTTTTTGGTGACATGGTATGCGGAATGGGGTAGGATTTGGCGGTATTCGGGCCCTCTAAATCCAAGGAATGGGAGCGTTTATGAAGACAGTGATCTGTTTGATGGCGGTTGCGGCGGGGCTTGTGGGTACGCAGCTGGCTGTGGGCCAGGCGGCACCACCGGCGGGATCTACGGGGATGTGTAAGGACGGAACGTATTCGACAGCTGCGAGCAAGCAGGGCGCCTGCCGGGGTCACCAGGGCGTAAAGGAGTGGTATGCGGCCGCTCCGGCTGCGGCTGCTGCTCCGGCCGCTGCGGCGGCTGCACCGGTAGCGGCTGCGAAGACTGCGCCCGCTGCGGCAACATCTGCTGCTTCGACGACCGCCACAAGCACGGCTGCGGCAGCGTCTGGAAAGCAGTCACCATCGCAGAGGGCAGCGGCTCTTCCGCAGGCCGCCGGTGGTGGACCAGGCCTAGTGTGGGTGAATACGTCGAGTAACGTCTATCACTGCTATGGGTCGGACTACTACGGGAAGACCAAGGCTGGGTCGTATATGTCTGAGGCGGATGCAAAGGCCAAGGGCGCTCATCCTGACCATGGAAAGGCCTGCAGCAAGTAGTTCATTTGATAGCTGGATTTATCCAGCGCCTCTGATGCCGATGCTTTGGCTTCAGGGGCGCTGGTTGACTAAGCGGATCATCTCGAGGACGATGTCGCCGGAGATCTGGAGGGAGTGGGCGCTGATCTTGTCGATGGTGTCTTTGTCGGTGTGGTGGTAGCCGTCGGGCATGGCGTCGGTGGTGGGGCCGTAGTGGGCGTCGATCAGATCGAGGACGGGGACGCCGCGTGCCGCAAACGGTAGGTGGTCATCTTCTTCAGCCTCGCGGTATTTGAAGATGGAGGCGGAGTGGCCGGTGTTTTTGGCGGCGACTTTGAGCAGATCGAGCAGCCAGGGGGTGGAGTTCTCCACGTAGTCGATGTTGAGGTCCTTGTCGGCGATCATGTCGGCGACGAGGAGGGCTTTGATTTTGGTGAGGGTGCCGTCCTGCGACCACTTGGCGGCTAGGTGGCGGGTGCCGTAAAGGGAGTCGGAGTTGGACCAGGTTTTAACTGCCTCTTCGCCGTCGTCGAAGACGAGCCAGATGGAGTAGCCCTCGGGGGGGTGGGCGCGGAGGATGGTGCCGATCTCGATGAGCAGGGCAGAGGTGGCGGCGCCGTCGTTGGCTCCGTAGAAGTTGATGTCGCGGAGGGGATAGTTGGTCTCGTAGTGGCTGACGAGGACGATGATGCCGTCCTTTTTGCCAGGATATTTGACGATGTAGTTGGTCATCGTCTGGAGACCGGCGGGGGTGGTGGCAGTGAAGGTGTCGGCGATGAAGTTGCCTTTGGCGGCTTCGGGGGCGAAGTGCTGTTTGAGGAACTCTTCGGCTTTGGCGTGGCCGGGAGAGCCGTTGAAGCGCTTGGGGGCTACGTCAAGGAGTTGTTTTGTGAGGGTGTAGGCGGCCTGTCCGCTGAACTGCGTGGTGACTGTTTTCTGGGCGTGGGCGATTGGCGCCAGAAGGATGAGCAGTACCACAACGGTAAGCGATAGATGACGTGATAGGAGAACTTCGGTCTTAGAGTTCAGGCACGGGGTAGACGGTTTTGTGGCGCAGCGGAGCCGTTGGGGATACAGATTCGTGGGAAGGATCATGCGGCTTTATTGGCCTCTTTGGCTTTGCGGCGCGACGGGTGAACGAAAAATGCGACACCCACGCCGAGGAAATAGAGCACGAGCATGGGACTTGCGAAGAGGATCATGCTGAAGGGATCGGGCAGGGGGCAGATGATGGCCGAGATGAGGAAGATGACGAGGATCGCGTAGCGGATGTGTTTGAGCAGGAACTTGGCGTCGACGATGCCGAAGAGGGAGAGAAAAAATATGAGGATCGGCAGTTCGAAACAGATGCCCAGACCGAGGATTACGGCCAGGAAGAACTGGGTGTAGTCCTCGATGGTCAGAATGGGATTGAACTTTTTGCCGAAGTCGAGAACGAGGACTTTGATGGCGCCGGGAAGGACCCAGTGGTAGCCGAACCATGCTCCCGCGAGGAAGAGCCCGATGGTTGCGGCCATGAACGGGACGACGTAGCGCTTCTCGTTGGCGTACATGCCGGGCGAGATGAAGAGCCACAGCTGGTAGAGGATGAAGGGAGATGCGAGGATCGCTCCACCGAGCAGGGCGGTCTTGAGATAGAGATTGAGGCCGTCGGTGGGATGGGTGAAGTTGAGGGCGATATGGAGGTCATCTAGGGGCTTCTGGACGAAGCCGTAGAGACGCTCGTGAAAGGCGTAGGCAACGGCAAATCCAATCAGCAGATAAACAGTGGCATGGATGAGGCGCTTGCGGAGCTCGGTGAGGTGCTCCATCAGGCTCATGCCGGGGAGATCGGCGCGGTCGGTGACTGCGGCTCGGACGCTGTCGACAAGATCAGCCATGCTGAGTGGCCTCGCTGGCGGCTACTTCGCTGACTGATTCTGATTCGGCCGTGTGGGGGATGGAGTTGAGGACAGGGGAGAGGGCCGAGTTGCTGACGGGAAGACCGGTCGAGGGTGGCATGAGATTGAGGTCGCCGGAGGTGGCGATGGGAAGGGGGGACGGGGATGGAGGCGCCGTCTGCGGGTGGTCTTCCACCAGCTCCTGAGTGAGCTGGGCGATCCGTTCGGGAGTGACGTCTGATTCTGATGCGGAGTCTGCTGTGAGTGCGGGGGGTGCGATGGTATTTTCTCCAGCGGAGATTGCGGGGGTCACGGGAGCGGCGGCCTCCATGGCAGCGATCTTCTTGCGCTGCTCCTCCTGGTCGGCGACGCGGAGTTCGTCTTCCATTTGCATGCGGAACTCATTGGAGGCGCGGCGAAACTCTCCCATGAGTTTTCCGAGTTGGCGGGCGAGTTCGGGCAGCTTCTTCGGGCCGAAGAGAAGCAGGGCGAGGAAGAAGATGACGGCGCTGTCCTGAAAGCTAGGCATAAGTCAGTCCCATGATACGGCTTACGAGTGGACGGAACAAATGGATGGAGGGCGTTGAGGCTGATAAAATCGCTGGGGTAGGGCAGCAGGATGATTTGAAGAAAGACGCATCGTCTGAATATGGATTGCGTCTAATTGTGAACGAGCGATCGAACTGGTCGCGAGTAGCGAAGTGGTAGGAGTTGCAACACCCCCGTGGGTTGGGTGGCGGCTTGAAGGAGCCGGCACAGTGAATCTACTGCAACTCAAGCAGTGCATGCTTTCAACATCCCCGTCTCGAAGGCGAACGATGGTATCGGCTGAAGCCGCTACCTGACGACCTTGTGAGACTGAAGGCGGAGTACTTTGAACGGACTATTGGAGATCGCAACGGCTGACGCCGTGGCGGAGAATGTTGCAGACTCGTGTTCCTTAGATCACTACCTTGCGCAACCAGACCATACGATGGATGCCCGGATCGCTGCGGCTCGGGAGAAACTTGGCACGGATGTGGTTCTGCTGGGGCATCACTATCAGCGTGATGAAGTGATTCGGTTCGCTGACTTTACCGGCGACAGCTACAAGCTCTCGAAGGTTGCCTCCGAGACAAATGCGAAGTACATGCTGTTTTGTGGTGTGCACTTTATGGCTGAGACAGCGGATGTGCTGGCGCGACCCTGGCAGCAGGTGATTTTGCCGGATTTGAATGCGGGCTGCTCGATGGCGGATATGGCGGAGATCGGGCAGGTGGAAGACTGTTGGGATTCGCTGGAACGTGCAGGGCTGACAGATGAAGTCGTTGGTAGTCTGATTCCGCTGACGTATATGAACTCGGCTGCGGCGATCAAGGCTTTTTGCGGCGAGCGAGGCGGGTTGGTTTGCACCTCGTCAAATGCTCGCGGGGCATTTGAGTGGGCGTTCGCGCGCGGCAGCAAGATTTTGTTTCTTCCTGATCAGCACCTTGGACGCAATACTGCGTTTGCGATGGGGATTCCGTTGAGCGAGATGGTGGTCTGGGATCCTTATCAGATCAACGGCGGATTGAGCCCGGATCGGTTGAAGGCAGCAAAGGTGATTCTGTGGAAGGGACACTGTTCGGTGCATCAACGGTTTTTGCCGGAGCATGTCGATCGCGTGCGCCGGGAGGAGCCTGGAATGCAGGTGATTGTTCATCCGGAGTGCCGTTGGGAGGTTTGCCAGAAGGCAGACGACGTGGGTTCGACGGAGCATATTATTCAGGCGATTGAGCGCGCTCCTGAGGGTTCTAGCTTCGCCGTGGGGACGGAGATTCATCTGGTCAACCGTTTGGCCAAGCGGTTTGCCCCGCTGGGTAAGCGGGTGATTACGCTCGATGACTCGGGATGTTTGTGCACAACGATGTACCGGATTTCGCCGCAGCATTTGGCATGGGCTTTGGAGAATCTTGTCGAGGGAAAGGTTGTGAATCGCATCAAGGTGGACGATGATGTGAAGCAATGGGCGCATGTAGCGCTCGACAGAATGCTGGAGATCAGAGTTTGAACAAGACGTTTACGTTGGGCGAGGCACAGACGCTGTTGCCAGTAGTAGAGGCTCTGCTAAGGAAGGCACAGGAAGCACAGGTCCGGGCCGAGGAGCTCGAGTACGAGATGCAGCAGTTGAGTCACAGGATTTTTCTGTCTGGCGGCATGCATGTGGATGTGAGTGTTGCCGCCCGGCGCCGGGCAGAGCGCGATAAGGCTGTGCAGTCGGGCAGGGATACGCTGGCGGAGATCGATTCGATTGGGGTCCAGGTAAAGGATCTCGAGCAGGGGCTGCTGGACTTTCCTTACGTGATGGATGGGAAGACGGTTCTGCTTTGCTGGAAGCTTGGCGAACCGGCGATTACCCACTGGCACACGGAGGAAGAGGGGTTCGCGGGGCGAAAACCTTTGGATTCGAGATTTGGGAAGACGGAGCGGTTGAACTAGCGGGTGGGCGGCCACTTGTGGATAACTAGATCTATTGAACGATAATCTTTATCGTTTATACTCGCCTCATGTCGGTGGACGAGGCCAGGTCGTTTCGTGAGGTTTGGCAGAAGAACGGGGATCGCGGCGACGCACCAACGGCAGGTCTTGTACGAAGTGATGAAGACAATGCATGGCCATCCGAGTCCGGAAGAGGTTTATGCGCAGGTGAGGAAGAGGGTGCCGGCTATCTCGCTGGCTACCGTCTACAAAAACATACATTTATTTGTGGAGAGCGGCGTCTTCCGCGAAGTGAGCATGCATCATGGCTCGCTGCGGGTGAAGATGAATGATGAATCGCATCACCGCATGGTGTGCTCCAAGTGTAAGGCGATTGCCGACATGGAGAAAAAGAACTCGGGTTGGCTTCGCAGCACGACAAACTGCCCGGTGGCTTTCTGGTGGAGCGGTATGCAGTGGATGTGATTGGCATTTGTGCGAAGTGCCAACAGGCATAGGGCGATTTTCTTAACAACTGTAGAGGTGATCTATGGCAGAAGACTTGAAGAGTAAGCAAATGACTACCGATGCCGGGCGACCGGTTGGCGATAACCAGAACTCCATTACGGTGGGTAATCGTGGGCCGATCGTGTTTGAAGACTATCTGCTGTTTGAAAAGATGGCGCACTTCAATCGTGAGCGTGTGCCTGAGCGCGTGGTTCATGCGAAGGGCTCGGCGGCGCATGGCACGTTTACGTGCACCCATCCTGACATGGCGAAGTACACGACTGCGAAGGTTTTTGAGAAGGGCAAGAAGACCCCGACGTTCCTCCGGTTTTCGACTGTTGGCGGGGAGAAGGGATCTGCCGACTCCGAGCGCGATCCGCGTGGGTTTGCGTTGAAGTTCTACACGGAAGAGGGCAACTGGGATCTGGTGGGAAACAATACGCCGGTGTTTTTCATCCGCGATCCTTTGAAGTTCTCGGATTTTATTCATACGCAGAAGCGTGATCCAGAGACAAATCTGAAGTCGCCGAAGATGATGTGGGATTTCTGGTCGCTTTCGCCGGAGAGCCTGCACCAAGTGACGATTCTGTTTTCGGACCGTGGCACTCCCGACGGCTATCGCCACATGAATGGATACGGCAGCCACACGTTTTCGCTGATCAATGCAAAGAACGAGTTGTTTTATGTGAAGTATCACTTCAAGACGAAGCAGGGGATTAAGAACTTCACTCGCGAAGAGGCCGACCACA
Coding sequences within:
- a CDS encoding DUF2203 domain-containing protein, whose product is MNKTFTLGEAQTLLPVVEALLRKAQEAQVRAEELEYEMQQLSHRIFLSGGMHVDVSVAARRRAERDKAVQSGRDTLAEIDSIGVQVKDLEQGLLDFPYVMDGKTVLLCWKLGEPAITHWHTEEEGFAGRKPLDSRFGKTERLN
- the nadA gene encoding quinolinate synthase NadA, coding for MNGLLEIATADAVAENVADSCSLDHYLAQPDHTMDARIAAAREKLGTDVVLLGHHYQRDEVIRFADFTGDSYKLSKVASETNAKYMLFCGVHFMAETADVLARPWQQVILPDLNAGCSMADMAEIGQVEDCWDSLERAGLTDEVVGSLIPLTYMNSAAAIKAFCGERGGLVCTSSNARGAFEWAFARGSKILFLPDQHLGRNTAFAMGIPLSEMVVWDPYQINGGLSPDRLKAAKVILWKGHCSVHQRFLPEHVDRVRREEPGMQVIVHPECRWEVCQKADDVGSTEHIIQAIERAPEGSSFAVGTEIHLVNRLAKRFAPLGKRVITLDDSGCLCTTMYRISPQHLAWALENLVEGKVVNRIKVDDDVKQWAHVALDRMLEIRV
- a CDS encoding Fur family transcriptional regulator, with product MKTMHGHPSPEEVYAQVRKRVPAISLATVYKNIHLFVESGVFREVSMHHGSLRVKMNDESHHRMVCSKCKAIADMEKKNSGWLRSTTNCPVAFWWSGMQWM